The genomic stretch GGAGAAACAGATAGATAAGCTTTCTATGTGACAGCAATGTGTCCACTAAAGAAAATTGTAAAGAGTATAAATGAAAGGTGCCAAAAGGAGAAAGCAAAAAGGGAAGAGAGTTGTTCAAGAATGGTCAGAAACAGGGAGTTTAAAGAGTCTAAATGTTTAATGGAGAAGATAACTGCAGAAGAAGCACCTTGAAAGTAAAGAAAGCCTCTAACCATGGTGGTTTGGATacattttaattttcaaaaaGCCAACACTTCCAAGaaatttaataatttctctgcCGATGGGCAGACTGCCATTTCATGAAACCTGCTGCACAAAGGGATCCTGTCTGCCAAGAAGAATGGAATTCTACAGAATTTAATGGCTGCAGACAAAGGTCAAGGATTGGTTTTGTAACCCTGTACTATTTGAGATCTGCGGTGTGCTAACCAATAGGAGACTTCAGACAATTAGTCATACTACCTAAGTTTAATGCAGCAAGCAAGTCAACAGGATCTGCAGTTCCAGATGCCTGCTTTTGGCCAGCAAGTGGACTGCATGCTAATAGTAGAATGGGTTAtgtcaagtttttttttggtcagcaTATGGCAAAAATTAAATGTGCTTAAGCCACATGAAATGTTTAAGTgaattaatattacagtaataagtcCAGTAGTCACCAAAATAAACTAAAATttactattgcaatattttggttgcTATCGACAATTTCAAGCTACACTTGCAATTCTGAAGAAAATTATTTCCATTAGTTATTTCAACACCTTGCCTTATTTAAATATAGTTTTTCTTTCTAACGAAAGGTCTGTGGAATTTATATTATCGAAACTACAGACTATATATGTTCAGAACATAGTTTGATCACACTACCAAAGGTTTCCTACAGGAAGCTGCATCTCCACAGCACAGCAGCACGTGGCTTAAATACTTATTTTTGTAAGTAAAATGAATCATTTAGAAAATAGTATCATGATCCTTTTCAAGTAAGCTACAAGAATAGTTTGAGCAAGTGCTCTCCCAGGGCTTGAATTCAGAAGCAGAAAGCTCCTTGTTATTTGTGTGAGGGAAGTAGTCTGACTGCCAAATTTTGAACCTGGCTCTGCATTGCCTCACGGCAAATGGAGAACAAACCGATCTTGAGGTCCAACCTTGATTTGCCAatacaaaaaaagagaaaatgttggaaacactcagcaggtcaggcagcatctgtggagagaacagctaATATAAGCCATTCCAAACAAACCAGACATGCAGGCTTGCCGAGATAGACTGACAGTAGTCTGGCATTAAAAATCCAACAGAGCTGCTGACATGTGCCTTCTCTTCTCATTTAACCACACCCACCACTTTTTCCTCTCCTGCATTGGTTGCCAACTCCAAATGGTTACAGCTTAAAACTTACAATTAATATGTACtttcaaaatttaaattaaagCAAATGACTGTTGGCACTTCTCAGCAGAGCTGCCCATCAATATAAAACAGGGGAACTCAACTAATCCTGCCTGTGCAGATTTGATTGCTGAGTCTAGATTACAGTCCCCGATTCAAAGCGTACACAAGGTATACCATTCCTGAGCTGTTTGCGCATATCAAGTTTCACTGAGGTTGCATGGATCTGTGACATATGCAACACTTTAAAGGGCACCACCTCCACCTGAAACTCAGATCAAGTATCAGTGTGTGGTGTATCTGAACTTATTCAGGTTTATTCCTGAACTATTCAAAATTGAAACCAAAACAACACGTTTGGTTTGCTTCCGGTTTTGCAGGCATTTGGTTGCTGTAGCATAATTGGAATTGGGTTTGGGTTTTCGATGCTGGATCCCAGTGTGCTTCGTGCAATGACGCTTAGGATGTTGTAGTGTtattgcacgagagagagagagagaaaaagagagaaaagaaagaaatgaaaTTCCACTTTTGGTGCATCCAGAACAAAACCACAACTGTTCAAGTTCTAATAAAACCTGGATTGGATCTACTGTTAGGGGTTACATTCCAAACTGACTGAATTTGCTAAATTTACAATTCATGGGGAACACAAATGAGGATTTAAAGGATATCCCAATGCCATATCTGCTCTAGATAAAGCAGTATTTCATGGACAAACCTATACTTAACCACAATTCCTACTAAGTGGTACAGTTTGGCATTTGTCAAGATAACAGTCAGATTCGGAAGATGCATTTTAGAAGCACGTAATATTAAATGAAGTCCTCCAATCAaaagtaaatatataaattatcaaaaaaaaaatcacaacccatgcttttttaaaaaaaaacgtgatTAAGCACTCTATTGAGATTTAATCTAAATCAACAACCCCAGTGTAAATCTACTGTAGCATTCCTGGGAAAACTGAAGAGGTTCAGTCTCCGAAGAAAAAAAGTACATGTACAGCTTTGTATAATCAGCCAGTCACTGATCACTGCAAAACCATAATGGTACTGCAGTATCTCCCATCTGTTAATGTACATTCATTAGGTTATTTACCTCTTAATGCCTATTTACATCACTTTAAACATAAGAAAATATAACACAAGAAAAGCCAAGGATGAGGGAAAAACCAAACCATTTCAGCCCATCTCTTCAGTACCCTAACTGTCCTATTATAATATCCAACTATATCATGAATTATATTTTATTCTCTACAATCTCACCTggaagattattccaaacatttattatTGAATATATCTATTTTAAATTGACTTTTCACTAACTGAAATTTATGGCCTCCGGTTCTACTTTCGTGACTGAAATTTACTGGTTGCAACAAAAATCAGCTGCTCGAGACAGATGGACATTCCACCAAAGTGAACAGAACGGCAGGCTTCACTCGATTGTGTGTTAAACAAACAAAACTTATGTGTACACTGATGTATTTTTAAGATTTACAATGATTTCAAGTATAGCTGTAAAAGTGGCACACAGCCTCTTGTTCTCTAAAAACGAGTTTACACTATTTCGGCCCTGCCGAATCCTTTCAGTCTCGTGCTGCTGCTTGCACTGGAGGGCTCCCTTGCCCACATAAATCCACCACTGCACCTTTTACGTTACTTCATTAGGATGCGAGAACATCTGCATGGCTCTGCATCCGCCAAGGTTTTGAGTGCTGTACAACACAATGACCCAACTTGTTGGACAGAGCTCTTTGTCCTTTCCAATGAAGGCTTTCCCTTTATTGCACAATTAGGCTTTGACTTGTGTGAACCCTGGCATGTCGCTTAAGGTTGGTCATAGAAGCACACGAGTAGTTGCACTGGTCGCACTGGAAGGTTTCTTTCTTTATATGGTTCCTCATATGCCGTTTGAGGTTACCCAGTTGGGCAGAGACATAGTTACACTGTGAACATTTATATGGCCTTCTGTAGTTGTGTATGTTCATGTGTCTTATGAGGTTGCTCTGGTACTGTGAGAAAAAATTGCACAACTTGCAAGAGAAGACTTTCTGTTCTTTGCTAAGGTTATTCTCATTCTTCCCTTCTTGCTTTACCTCCAAACTTGCCACGTGATTCCGTTTGTGTAATTTAAAGGCCGTCTTGCTATCACATACAAACTCGCACTGGTTACACTGGTAGGATTTCTTTCCTGCATGCGTTCGAAGGTGTCGTTTGACATTGACCAATTGGGTGGAAGCATAATTGCACTGGTTACATTTAAAGGGTTTTTCTCCTTTGTGGCTCCTGATGTGTCGGTTCAGGTTCCCCAACTCGACAGTCTCGTAATAGCAATGTGAACATTTATACTGTCTCTTCCGTTTCAAATTCCTTGAAACACAGTTCAGGAAAGGACCACTTGACTCACAGTTCGGACGGTCCTCATTATTTTCAAGACTATCTTCCTGTGAATATAGACCATCCTCTGTCTCTGTTTTTATGCTAATGCTGTCCTGTTGTACCAGGTCAGCAATGTCAGAAGACGAGGAATCCAATTGGCGAGATGCTTGTTTCATGTGGGTCTGCAAGTGCCTCTTCAAGTTTGCAAAATTAATGGATGCGTAGTTGCACTTGTTGCATTTAAAAGGCCGTACACCCAAGTGAACCTGGATATGGCGCTTGAAGTTCCCAGACTGCTTGGTGGTATAGTTGCAGTGGGAACACTGGTATTCACTTTTGCTGTTGTTGTGCGTTTTCATGTGCGTTTTCATGTGCATTATGAAGTGGTTGGGATACTGGGTAACAAAACTGCACAACTTACAAGAAAAGATATTTTCACTACTTTGATGCAGAGTTGTCTCTGTGGAAGGGGACTGGGGATCAGTGGACACAGAACCTGTGCTGTGTGTTTTCATGTGCCTCATTAAATCGTTTGGGTGTTGAGTGATGAAGTCACACAGATTGCAAGAAAAATGTTTCTGGACATTTTCACTCTCACTTTCTTCCTTGCACTGTGGCGTCACCTCATTGTCCACGTGACTCTGCATGTGCGTCTTCCAGCTGGTCTTATTGCGACTGGAGTAGGTGCATTGATCACACTGGAAAGGTTTTCTACCTGTGCGGGCCAGTTGGGCTCCCTGGAGTTTCCTGGTCACATCCGGGTGTGTCTTCATGTGCCTTGCAAGGATACTTGGGTACTGGGCTTTAAAACTGCACAAGACGCAACAAAAGGGTTTTTCGGATTTCGCtgagctgctgccttccccttccTCCAAGAACGTCTTTTCTGCATGAATTTGCTTGTGTCGCTTCAAATTCTCCATGCGACTGCAGGTGTAATTACACTCGTCACATCTAAAGGGTTTTTCCCCTGTGTGGATCAATATATGTCGTTTAAGGTTACCCTGTTGCACTGTTGCATATTCACAGTAGTGACACTTATAGGGCTTCTCTGCATTGTGCGTTTTCATGTGCCGCATGAGGTGGCCTGGGTACTCCGAGATGAAGCTACATAGCTTGCAGGAGTAAAGCTCTTGGGCTTTTTCATTCCCATTTTCATCATCTTGCATTAGTAATTCTTTCTTGACATGAGTCTCCTTATGTTCTTTTAATTCCACTGCACTGCTGCATGTATAGTAGCAGATGCCACATTTGAACGACTTGGGCCGAGTATGAGTTAATATGTGACGCTTGAGATTTCCTGACTGGTGAGATGCATATTCGCACTGGTCACATTTGAAGGGCTTTTCTCCCAGATGGATCCGGATGTGCCGTTGCAGGTTCCCTGATAACGAAGATACATAATTACAGTACGTACATTTGtaaggcttcttttctccacttccAGTTTTCTCAGTGTGTTCTTGCTGGTGCTGCTTTAGGTCTGCCATGTTATCACAGACATAATCACACAAGCGACACTTGAGTGattttgtgtttgtgtgggtcAGTCTGTGCCTCTTAAGGTGTCCTGACTGATAAGTTGCATAGTCGCATTGGTCACATTTGAAGGGCTTCTCTCCAAGATGAATTCGAGTGTGCCTTTGGAGGTTCCCCAACAATAATGACGTATAATCACAATATAAACATTTGTAAGGCTTTTCATCCCCATTGCCTGTTGCAACTTGCTCAGGAGTATGGGTTGAGGCTTCATTGGTGACACTTTGCTTATCCTGTAGAAGCTTTTCCTTTACGTGAGTCTCTTTATGCTGCTTTAAGTCTAATAAGTTACTACAGACGTAGCCACAGTGGCGACATTTGAACATTTTTTCACGTGTATGTGTGAGCATATGACGTTTAAGATTCCCCATTTGACAGGATGAATAATCACATTTGTCACACTTGAAGGGTTTTTCTCCCAGATGAATGCGGGTGTGTCGTTGGAGATTTCCTAACAGTGGTGACGCATAGCTACAATACAAACATTTATAAGGCTTCTCCTCACCATTTGCGTCTGGTTCATTATTTTGTAGTAAATCTTTGTCTTCTTTGTGGTTTTGTTTGTGCCGCATTAAATCTGCCATACTGTCCCCTGTGTAGTCACACTGGCTGCATTTGAAGCATTTTTTCCTTGTGTGTATCAGCATATGACGTTTGAGATTCCCCATCTGACCAGATGCATAATCACATTGGTTGCATGTGAATGACTTTTTCTGGGTATGAGTTAGTTTATGGCGCTTCAAGTTCCCTGACTGGCCAGTTGCATAGTTGCATTGGTCACACTTAAAGGGTTTTTCTCCAAGGTGGATCCGGATGTGGCGCTGTAGGTTCCCCATCAACGACGATGTATAGCTGCAATACGAGCAGTTGAAAAACTTCTTCTCTTCATTTCCCATGGTGGATGCATCACAGTCGGCCTGTGAGGTGAGGAGTTTCCTTGAAAAAGCGTCCTCTTTTAGTTGCAATGGAGGCGTTCTCTTCATGTGCTTCCTCTTGTGTCGCGTTAGGGTTATCATACGATCACAGGCAAAATGACAGTAGGTGCATTTGAAGGGCTTTTTCGGAGTGTGGGTTTGCATACGGTTTCCTAATTGGCCAGATGCACTGACATATCTTAAAGGCTTCTGGTCTTCATGAATCAAGCAATGACGCTTAAACTTGCCCAACTGGTTAGTCGTATAGTTGCAGGAAGAACATTTATACAGTTTCTCGtcatccagcattttgtttttgttgAGATTGTCGCAATACATGGACGCTTCCTCGGAACCACGGTCTTCTTCCAATATAACTTCCACACTGGCTTCCATACTGTTCTGATTGACAAAGCCATTTGTCTGCTGAGGGGAACCATCATAGCAGTCTGAGAGCACATTAAGTGGCCTTGCAGTAGATTCCTCTTGGTCACCCACCATCTCAACATCCTCCTGCGGTTCCTTTCCAGTCTTGAGTCGTTTGCAGCTTGGAGAAAATTCACCATTGTCATCTGCATGAATAAACTCCGAGCTATCAGAATCTGTGAATAAAAATCAACACAAGAAATCAGTTTACTGGGCACTGCCAGCTGGCAAATAAAACTAGTATAGATAAAATACCATTCTATCAACAGAGCTACAATACCAGAAGTTGTGATGGGCAACAATCACTGTGCAGAGTATCTTTATGCAGTATGATACCAATATGGTACAGTGACTTTTCTGCATTTTCATTGTTATAAAATTATTtccaatgcattttaaaaaaaatatggggtttaacaaagaaaaacaaaaaggtaATAATCAGGCTGTGATGTTTAGACTATCAGCTACTATTTAGAAAAGGTCAAAACATAGTCACTGAAACAGTCATAAAAGCAGAAAATCTATTTTCTACATAATTAATGTTTTTATTATGCACTAATTTGTATTGGATTTAAGGGTCTGGGTGACACAGTAAGTTAGAAGACTTTCCTTTCTCATCTAGGTTTGAATTCAGCCCAGACAGATCGGATGAAAATCTTTTGCTACAtctagtgactacatttcagaagtgatccattggttgtgaagtgctttgagatatcaTAAGGCACTATTTGAGGTTTTTTCTTTGCTGATTTTGAGAGTCTTACAATGAAGAGAGCTTAGATA from Heptranchias perlo isolate sHepPer1 chromosome 5, sHepPer1.hap1, whole genome shotgun sequence encodes the following:
- the LOC137321925 gene encoding zinc finger protein 184-like → MPRRKQSNPQPVKIESEDGCEHNGPEELVLESDLMLGQELEFEDSDEKILGFEKDSEDSDSSEFIHADDNGEFSPSCKRLKTGKEPQEDVEMVGDQEESTARPLNVLSDCYDGSPQQTNGFVNQNSMEASVEVILEEDRGSEEASMYCDNLNKNKMLDDEKLYKCSSCNYTTNQLGKFKRHCLIHEDQKPLRYVSASGQLGNRMQTHTPKKPFKCTYCHFACDRMITLTRHKRKHMKRTPPLQLKEDAFSRKLLTSQADCDASTMGNEEKKFFNCSYCSYTSSLMGNLQRHIRIHLGEKPFKCDQCNYATGQSGNLKRHKLTHTQKKSFTCNQCDYASGQMGNLKRHMLIHTRKKCFKCSQCDYTGDSMADLMRHKQNHKEDKDLLQNNEPDANGEEKPYKCLYCSYASPLLGNLQRHTRIHLGEKPFKCDKCDYSSCQMGNLKRHMLTHTREKMFKCRHCGYVCSNLLDLKQHKETHVKEKLLQDKQSVTNEASTHTPEQVATGNGDEKPYKCLYCDYTSLLLGNLQRHTRIHLGEKPFKCDQCDYATYQSGHLKRHRLTHTNTKSLKCRLCDYVCDNMADLKQHQQEHTEKTGSGEKKPYKCTYCNYVSSLSGNLQRHIRIHLGEKPFKCDQCEYASHQSGNLKRHILTHTRPKSFKCGICYYTCSSAVELKEHKETHVKKELLMQDDENGNEKAQELYSCKLCSFISEYPGHLMRHMKTHNAEKPYKCHYCEYATVQQGNLKRHILIHTGEKPFRCDECNYTCSRMENLKRHKQIHAEKTFLEEGEGSSSAKSEKPFCCVLCSFKAQYPSILARHMKTHPDVTRKLQGAQLARTGRKPFQCDQCTYSSRNKTSWKTHMQSHVDNEVTPQCKEESESENVQKHFSCNLCDFITQHPNDLMRHMKTHSTGSVSTDPQSPSTETTLHQSSENIFSCKLCSFVTQYPNHFIMHMKTHMKTHNNSKSEYQCSHCNYTTKQSGNFKRHIQVHLGVRPFKCNKCNYASINFANLKRHLQTHMKQASRQLDSSSSDIADLVQQDSISIKTETEDGLYSQEDSLENNEDRPNCESSGPFLNCVSRNLKRKRQYKCSHCYYETVELGNLNRHIRSHKGEKPFKCNQCNYASTQLVNVKRHLRTHAGKKSYQCNQCEFVCDSKTAFKLHKRNHVASLEVKQEGKNENNLSKEQKVFSCKLCNFFSQYQSNLIRHMNIHNYRRPYKCSQCNYVSAQLGNLKRHMRNHIKKETFQCDQCNYSCASMTNLKRHARVHTSQSLIVQ